CATCCCCCACACCTCACTGACATGCGCACGCCCGCTTTCAGGTTGGCTCCGGTCCGTACGGACTTTCGCTACAGGCCTGTAGAGTTCGACGACAGAGCGTCTCCATCCGAGCCGGCAGGTTGGCGAGGTCGAGGATCCGTGTCTGTACCTCGGAGGTGGTACTGCCTTTGGGGACAGGGTCTCTCGTGATCCCCCGAGGATCGAAAAAGACCCTGGTCTCCTTTCAGAGAGACCAGGGTCCGTTTCATCTCGTTGCGCCGTGTTTCAATGCGTCGCGCCAGGAGGCGGTTCGCCTCGGGCCTTCTTCCACGCATCCAGGGCGCGAAGCACTTCATCCCGGAGTTCCCGGCCAATCCGTGGATACGCGTCATCCTCCAGATTCGCCAATGACACACGGGCCGACCAGGGAGGTCCGTCGAAGCCGCTTCCATTGAGCAGCACCACGCCGTAGCGCCGGGCCAGCGTGAAGACGAGCTCCAGCGGGTCGTGGTGGTCCTCGATGAAGCGGACGAAGTCCTCGCCAATGTGCTCGCGGCACCAGGCTTCCAGGTCGAGCGTCTGGTAGTAGGCCGTGCGCAGCGGGTCCTCGAGCAGCGGGATGTCCAAGCCTTCGAACAGGTCCCGGAGCCGGTCCTGGCAGATGCGCTGGCAGTACTTCTTGTAGGCCCCGTCCTTGTCCAACAACGCGAACAGCGAGAACAACGTCATCTGGAGCTGCTGCGGCAGTGACAGGCCCGCGGTGTGGTTCAACGCCACGGCCCGGCTGTCCGCCACCATCCGGTCGATGAACTTCAGCCGCCCCGGGTGCATCGAGATGGCGCCATACCGCGCCTCCAACCGTGCGCGCTCCGACGCGGGCTGCTTCGCCAGCGCCTCATCCAGGATGTTGTCCTCGTGGAGCGCCACCACGCCCAACCGCCAGCCCGTGCAGCCGAAGTGCTTGGAGTACGAGTACACCAGCAGCGTGTTGCGCGGCAGGTCCGCGGCCAGTGAGCGGAAGCCGTTGACGAACGTGCCGTAGACATCATCGGTGATGATCAACAGGTCCGGCCGGCGCTTGCGCACCAACTCCACCAGCTTGTGGACGGACTCCTTGCGCATCGCCACCGCGCCCGGGTTGGACGGGTTGACGACGAAGAACGCCTTGACGCGCGGGTCCTCCAGCTTGCGCAGCTCCGCGTCCGGGTACTGCCAGGTGTGAAGGCCGTCCTTCGTGGTGGCGCTCTGAAAGATGTCCACCGTGCGCAGGCTGAACTCCTCCAGGCGCGGAATCTCCAGGTAGGGCGTGAAGATGGGCGCGCCCAGCGCGATGGTGTCTCCCTTTCGCAAGAGGCCGTTCGCCATCAGCGAGTGGAAGAGGTAGGTCATCGCGGCGGTGCCACCCTCCACCGCGAACAGGTCGAAGCGGCCGGAGGGCGGCCGCCCCGTGAACAGCTCCTGCGCCAGGTACTCCTGCACGATGCGCTCACCGTGGGCGAGCATCCGGTCCGGCACCGGATAGTTGTCTCCAATGACGGCGTCCGTGAGCTCCCAGACGAACCGGTCCGGGTTGAAGCCCAGCGTGTGCACCCCGTACGTCAGCGCGCCGCGCAACAACTCCACGGCGGGCTCGTCATCGCTCGCCTCCAGGAAGTCTTGCAGGCGCCGGGCGATGCCCGGGGAGCGGGGCATGCCCGCGAGCCCCACCTCGGGGACGTCCCACGCCCGCCGGCTCTCCGCGAGCGCGAACTGGCCCAGGAGGAAGAAGGCCTCGCGCGGCGTGGTGGCGATCCAGTTGGGGTTGCCCCGGCCCGCGTTGAGCATCACGGCCTCGCGGGTCTTCACGGCCTCGTCCGCGACCTGAAGGAGCTCGTCCTTCA
The sequence above is drawn from the Corallococcus sp. NCRR genome and encodes:
- a CDS encoding bifunctional aspartate transaminase/aspartate 4-decarboxylase — encoded protein: MTEQTPEAPGAPSERKLHKLSPFELKDELLQVADEAVKTREAVMLNAGRGNPNWIATTPREAFFLLGQFALAESRRAWDVPEVGLAGMPRSPGIARRLQDFLEASDDEPAVELLRGALTYGVHTLGFNPDRFVWELTDAVIGDNYPVPDRMLAHGERIVQEYLAQELFTGRPPSGRFDLFAVEGGTAAMTYLFHSLMANGLLRKGDTIALGAPIFTPYLEIPRLEEFSLRTVDIFQSATTKDGLHTWQYPDAELRKLEDPRVKAFFVVNPSNPGAVAMRKESVHKLVELVRKRRPDLLIITDDVYGTFVNGFRSLAADLPRNTLLVYSYSKHFGCTGWRLGVVALHEDNILDEALAKQPASERARLEARYGAISMHPGRLKFIDRMVADSRAVALNHTAGLSLPQQLQMTLFSLFALLDKDGAYKKYCQRICQDRLRDLFEGLDIPLLEDPLRTAYYQTLDLEAWCREHIGEDFVRFIEDHHDPLELVFTLARRYGVVLLNGSGFDGPPWSARVSLANLEDDAYPRIGRELRDEVLRALDAWKKARGEPPPGATH